One window of the Camarhynchus parvulus chromosome 2, STF_HiC, whole genome shotgun sequence genome contains the following:
- the C2H5orf22 gene encoding UPF0489 protein C5orf22 homolog, whose amino-acid sequence MSGAEPGPGGAARPGAAARRHYPALPVCVVEDHQDVLPFIYRAIGSKHLPDSNISFVHLDSHPDLLIPVNMPADTVFDKEALFSELSIENWIMPAVYAGHISQVVWLHPRWAQQISEGKHSFLVGKDASTTTIRVTGTDNYFLSDGLYVPADQLENQKPLNLHVILINPTESSNSREGNGEVASAKRLKLNTHDTASATSASSVAPGDFDHITQSVKKKEIQNAGALNGAETLAEGSASSCLKNSECPIRDIAKDVCQVLQKGDAYVLDIDLDFFSVKNPFKEMYTQTEYELLQELYNFKKPHKNATEEDLLDCVENRVHQLEDLEAAFADLCDTDDEETLQKWASYPGMKPLVQLVHSLKTRMESPDYEMVHQAGLTCDYVELPHHVSTEDEIEGLIQSIKVLLTDLPKPTLVTVARSSLDDYCPSEQVDIIQDKVLDLLLSVYGSLDVHLDYSSTSSSS is encoded by the exons ATgagcggagcggagccgggGCCTGGCGgcgcagcccggcccggcgcggccgccCGGCGGCATTACCCGGCCCTGCCCGTGTGCGTGGTGGAGGACCACCAGGAT GTGCTGCCTTTCATCTATCGTGCCATTGGTTCAAAGCATCTTCCTGACAGTAACATCAGTTTTGTTCATCTTGATTCCCATCCAGACCTTCTTATTCCCGTGAATATGCCTGCAGACACCGTGTTTGACAAAGAAGCGCTTTTTAG TGAATTAAGTATTGAAAACTGGATTATGCCTGCTGTTTATGCTGGCCATATTTCTCAAGTAGTGTGGCTTCACCCACGCTGGGCTCAGCAGATCTCGGAAGGGAAACACAGTTTTCTAGTTGGGAAAGATGCATCAACAACAACAATCAG GGTTACAGGCACAGATAATTACTTCTTAAGTGATGGTCTTTATGTTCCTGCTGATCAGCTGGAAAACCAGAAGCCTTTAAATTTGCACGTCATTCTCATCAATCCTACTGAATCATCAAACAGCCGTGAAGGAAATGGTGAAGTAGCATCTGCTAAAAGACTGAAGCTAAATACACATGACACAGCAAGTGCCACTTCTGCCTCTTCAGTGGCTCCTGGTGACTTTGATCACATCACCCAGAgtgtgaagaaaaaggaaatacaaaatgcaGGTGCCCTGAATGGGGCAGAAACTTTGGCAGAGGGCTCAGCTTCAAGCTGTCTTAAAAACAGTGAATGCCCAATAAGGGACATTGCTAAAGATGTCTGCCAAGTACTGCAGAAAGGAGATGCATATGTTTTGGACATCgacttagattttttttcagttaaaaatccatttaaagaaatgtaCACACAG acaGAATATGAGCTTTTGCAAGAGTTGTACAATTTCAAGAAACCACATAAAAATGCAACAGAG GAAGACTTGCTGGATTGTGTTGAAAACCGCGTTCATCAGCTGGAAGATCTGGAAGCAGCATTTGCGGATTTGTGTGACACTGATGACGAAGAAACCCTACAGAAATGGGCTTCATATCCTGG AATGAAGCCACTTGTTCAACTAGTTCACAGTTTGAAAACCAGGATGGAAAGCCCAGACTATGAAATG GTCCATCAAGCTGGTCTGACCTGTGATTATGTGGAGCTTCCTCACCATGTTAGCACTGAAGACGAGATTGAAGGCCTTATACAATCCATTAAAGTTCTTCTGACAGATCTGCCCAAACCCACACTGGTGACAGTTGCTCG atCAAGTTTGGATGACTACTGCCCTTCAGAGCAGGTTGACATCATTCAAGACAAGGTTCTCGATTTACTACTTTCAGTGTATGGCTCACTGGATGTGCATTTAGATTACTCAAGCACTTCATCTTCTTCATGA